Below is a genomic region from Chelmon rostratus isolate fCheRos1 chromosome 7, fCheRos1.pri, whole genome shotgun sequence.
GGTGCCTCATtcaatgtactgtacatgttgaAGATTGAGATTATTCTTTGTGAATTATCCTGTTCATTCAGAGCACCTACGATTGGCAACTTGGACTTGATTTTGTGACTCGATTCACTTATGTTGTCCAGTTGCAGGTATTCCGATGATTCAAAGCAagaaatgatttattgtttAAACTCAATGTTAAAGGTTATCTCTAATATAATTCATGTGCAACTATTTGTATGGCTCTTAATTGGAATGTATTTCAGAGTGTGTAAACTTTAAGCCAATCAGGAACAAATGattggtttctgtttttttttttccaaactgtgAGACTGATAGGTACTGTGCATGTGCTTGCCTCAGCCTCTACTTCCagcgagcgtgtgtgtttgtgttgatatgtgtgcgcgtgtgtctgtCGGTCAGTCAGAGTGCCAGCAGCGAAGGCGAGTTCAGGGAATCAGGTGACTGCTCGCTACTGCTGTTCCGCTGGTTGGCACTGACCCCGCAGGCTCCCTCTGGGTAGGTGAACACAAATGAAGATGTGTATGAGGTGTTGTAGCTGCCAATGGCCGCATCGTCATGgttaccaccaccaccaccactgtcGCTGGCCATGAGGCATGGCCCGCCTGGTGTTGGCTCACTTGAGCCATAGAAAGAACGAGAAAACTCTACCTCCTGCATTATCCCtggctgaggctgctgctggagttgctgctgctgaaccgGTGGCTGGGACTGTGTGGAGGCTGGATGGGCTGTGTAGGcaggaggcagaaagaaagagtccTCCTTCACAGCCAAGCCCACAATGGAGACAGGAGGTTGTAAGCTCTGGGGAGGGAGCTGGGACTGGACTGGAGGGAGCTGCGCCGAGCTCTGCTGAGGTTGGTCCTGGTATGGGATCTTACAGTTCGGTTGGTGGGCCACCAGGACAAACTCCAGGCGCTCCTTTtccttctgcagctctgagatcTCAGCTTCCAGCtctgccttctcctcctccagtatGTCCGTCTCCTGTGGGCAGGTACAGAGAATGAGAGACACAGGGACATTGGGATGGGGGAACAGGACAAAGATGGGTGAAATGGgtagaggagggaagaagatGTGCAGCAGAAAGTGAGAGTGTTAGCTACACCAAAACTCGacttcagtgtttgtggagGTGGATGTATCCATCTCAACAGAAATACTTCCTCACCTGCAGTTGGATATGTAAGGTGGCTTATACAAAAGCCCATTAATTAGTCTGTCCTGGGGACTATAATTGTCTTCACCACAGCTACAGCAACACCCCATTACCATAATCCTCTCTCTTGTAGTCTACACATTTATTAACACACTCTGCAATGCTATGGGAGGTAATGTTAAGTATGTAATTATGATCATTACTCATTTTGGCAAGTATAACAGGGCCAAGCTCACCgactgcagtctgtctgtgagtTCTCGTCTGCGGTTCCTGCATTTGGCGGCAGCCAGCTTGTTTCTCTCTCGCCGAACAcgcctcttctcctcctcctcaggtgtAAGCTaggatgaagagaagaaaaaacagattagGATAAAAGTTTTGCCTTTATTCTTGAAAATGTAGTCATATTGTTCAAGCAGCAGTGGTGGGCACACCTTCTACGGTTGTCTTGAGAGCCATTTTACCATTTAAaattgaaacacacactctggtgGTTTGTGCCCTCCTCCCACACAGCTGTCTACATAGAAATTACCTGCACTGCCCCCATTTCCCTGTTTAGTAAGTTTGTGTAAATGAGAAGGTCCTACTGCAGACATGGAGGTGCCACTTTTTGTTGATTACCCATGCCCCTGAAAGTGTTTGTGCACACCACTGCTTAACAGCTCAGTACAAAGTCGCTGGATCTGATTCTTTTGGTGCCCATGTAAGTGATCTACCTGCACTGCATATGTAACATGCAAAGGTCAACAAACAAACCgttcaagcacacacacttactaACACACCAACATCTCCATCTTCACTCACAGACTCTTCTCGTGTACGGCGGCTACGGGTTCTGGACTGGCGGATGGGGCCCGGTGCTGGGCCTGGAGTGTCTGAACTTGGAGGAGTAAATCCAGACCCCGATGAATAACTGGGGCCTGGCATGTCATATGGGTCAACCAGTGAAACTGGCTGGGTCATGGTTGTGGTACCAGTGGACCCACTCTGTCCAGAGGCCTGGGAAGAGATGAGGGTCGGCTGAACCATCCACTGCAGGTCCTGACTGGTGGTGATGGCGGTGACGGTTGGCACGAATGAACCGGGCATCTCCCCTCCAGCACTGGCCCCTGGCCCACTGTCCGCAATGCTCAAACCAGCTCCCGCTGACACACACTCCTGAGCAGGAGACATGAACAAGTAGAGTTTTACACACCATGTAAAGCCACTGTAGATCAGTAAACTCTTCGACAAAGAGAGGCAATACAAGCAGCAACATGCCCAGAGCAGGATGCTTGTCATATTTTAAAAGACTTATTACCAAATCCACTAGGTTAAACTTTACCTCTATAACCAAGCACTGTCATCAAGGatccatttttacattttatcgACTGTACTGTAATTCTGAACAAGATCCTAtttttaattataattaaaaaaaactgaaatggatACATGGCA
It encodes:
- the fosb gene encoding protein fosB isoform X4: MQLFWKETKSISPGNIKKISNCDIALSPVTAGVTFSFGPSGEMYQGFPGDPDNGSRGSSSPSIESQYLSSVDSFGSPPTTSAPQECVSAGAGLSIADSGPGASAGGEMPGSFVPTVTAITTSQDLQWMVQPTLISSQASGQSGSTGTTTMTQPVSLVDPYDMPGPSYSSGSGFTPPSSDTPGPAPGPIRQSRTRSRRTREESVSEDGDVGVLLTPEEEEKRRVRRERNKLAAAKCRNRRRELTDRLQSETDILEEEKAELEAEISELQKEKERLEFVLVAHQPNCKIPYQDQPQQSSAQLPPVQSQLPPQSLQPPVSIVGLAVKEDSFFLPPAYTAHPASTQSQPPVQQQQLQQQPQPGIMQEREPAGSVPTSGTAVASSHLIP
- the fosb gene encoding protein fosB isoform X3 codes for the protein MQLFWKETKSISPGNIKKISNCVTFSFGPSGEMYQGFPGDPDNGSRGSSSPSIESQYLSSVDSFGSPPTTSAPQECVSAGAGLSIADSGPGASAGGEMPGSFVPTVTAITTSQDLQWMVQPTLISSQASGQSGSTGTTTMTQPVSLVDPYDMPGPSYSSGSGFTPPSSDTPGPAPGPIRQSRTRSRRTREESVSEDGDVGVLLTPEEEEKRRVRRERNKLAAAKCRNRRRELTDRLQSETDILEEEKAELEAEISELQKEKERLEFVLVAHQPNCKIPYQDQPQQSSAQLPPVQSQLPPQSLQPPVSIVGLAVKEDSFFLPPAYTAHPASTQSQPPVQQQQLQQQPQPGIMQEVEFSRSFYGSSEPTPGGPCLMASDSGGGGGNHDDAAIGSYNTSYTSSFVFTYPEGACGVSANQRNSSSEQSPDSLNSPSLLAL
- the fosb gene encoding protein fosB isoform X1 translates to MQLFWKETKSISPGNIKKISNCDIALSPVTAGVTFSFGPSGEMYQGFPGDPDNGSRGSSSPSIESQYLSSVDSFGSPPTTSAPQECVSAGAGLSIADSGPGASAGGEMPGSFVPTVTAITTSQDLQWMVQPTLISSQASGQSGSTGTTTMTQPVSLVDPYDMPGPSYSSGSGFTPPSSDTPGPAPGPIRQSRTRSRRTREESVSEDGDVGVLLTPEEEEKRRVRRERNKLAAAKCRNRRRELTDRLQSETDILEEEKAELEAEISELQKEKERLEFVLVAHQPNCKIPYQDQPQQSSAQLPPVQSQLPPQSLQPPVSIVGLAVKEDSFFLPPAYTAHPASTQSQPPVQQQQLQQQPQPGIMQEVEFSRSFYGSSEPTPGGPCLMASDSGGGGGNHDDAAIGSYNTSYTSSFVFTYPEGACGVSANQRNSSSEQSPDSLNSPSLLAL
- the fosb gene encoding protein fosB isoform X2, with the translated sequence MQLFWKETKSISPGNIKKISNCDIALSPVTAGVTFSFGPSGEMYQGFPGDPDNGSRGSSSPSIESQYLSSVDSFGSPPTTSAPQECVSAGAGLSIADSGPGASAGGEMPGSFVPTVTAITTSQDLQWMVQPTLISSQASGQSGSTGTTTMTQPVSLVDPYDMPGPSYSSGSGFTPPSSDTPGPAPGPIRQSRTRSRRTREESLTPEEEEKRRVRRERNKLAAAKCRNRRRELTDRLQSETDILEEEKAELEAEISELQKEKERLEFVLVAHQPNCKIPYQDQPQQSSAQLPPVQSQLPPQSLQPPVSIVGLAVKEDSFFLPPAYTAHPASTQSQPPVQQQQLQQQPQPGIMQEVEFSRSFYGSSEPTPGGPCLMASDSGGGGGNHDDAAIGSYNTSYTSSFVFTYPEGACGVSANQRNSSSEQSPDSLNSPSLLAL